A stretch of Enterobacter cloacae complex sp. ECNIH7 DNA encodes these proteins:
- a CDS encoding phage virion morphogenesis protein, with protein sequence MSELTALQERLAGLIASLSPAARRQMAAEVAKKLRTSQQQRIKRQQAPDGTTYAARKRQPVRSKKGRIKREMFAKLRTSRFMKAKGSDSAAVVEFTGKVQRMARVHQYGLKDRPNRNSRDVQYEARPLLGFTRDDEQMIEDVIIRHLGK encoded by the coding sequence ATGAGTGAATTAACCGCGCTGCAGGAACGCCTTGCCGGTCTGATTGCCAGCCTGTCACCGGCGGCACGTCGGCAAATGGCGGCTGAGGTTGCGAAAAAGCTGCGTACCAGTCAGCAACAGCGCATCAAGCGCCAGCAGGCACCCGACGGCACCACGTATGCCGCGCGTAAGCGCCAGCCGGTGAGGAGCAAGAAAGGCCGTATTAAGCGCGAAATGTTCGCCAAACTGCGCACCAGTCGCTTTATGAAAGCCAAAGGCAGCGACAGTGCGGCGGTGGTGGAGTTTACCGGCAAGGTGCAGCGCATGGCGCGGGTGCATCAGTACGGTCTCAAAGACCGGCCAAACCGCAACAGCCGGGATGTGCAGTACGAGGCGCGCCCGCTGCTCGGTTTTACCCGCGACGATGAGCAGATGATTGAAGACGTCATTATCAGGCACCTCGGCAAATAA
- a CDS encoding GpE family phage tail protein: protein MADIAVIFHWPPSELYSLSLTELITWREKALQRSGNHNE from the coding sequence ATGGCGGATATTGCAGTGATATTCCACTGGCCGCCATCAGAGCTCTATTCCCTGAGCCTGACCGAGCTCATCACATGGCGCGAAAAGGCGCTGCAGCGTAGCGGAAACCACAATGAGTAA
- a CDS encoding phage baseplate assembly protein V: protein MNTLSTIQELARAIRNLIRSGVVTEVDTVQGLCRVQSGGIQTTWLNWLTTRAGRSRTWWAPSVGEQVLLLAIGGELDTAFVLPGIFSDDNPAPSASADAWHVAFPDGAVIEYEPETGALTVSGIKTADVTASESITATVPLVLVKASTSITLDTPEVICTNKLTTATLEVKKGGKMSGNIEHSGGKLTSNGVQVDDHDHGNVQSGGSWTKGIQ, encoded by the coding sequence ATGAATACGTTATCCACGATACAGGAGCTCGCGCGTGCGATTCGCAACCTCATCCGCTCAGGTGTGGTGACTGAGGTTGATACCGTGCAGGGGCTGTGCCGCGTACAAAGCGGCGGGATCCAGACTACATGGCTGAACTGGCTGACCACCCGCGCCGGTCGTTCGCGGACGTGGTGGGCTCCCTCGGTCGGTGAGCAGGTTCTGCTGCTGGCAATCGGTGGCGAGCTTGATACCGCTTTCGTGCTGCCGGGTATTTTCTCCGACGATAACCCCGCCCCGTCTGCCTCGGCGGATGCGTGGCATGTGGCTTTCCCTGATGGTGCGGTCATTGAGTACGAGCCCGAGACCGGCGCGCTGACGGTCAGCGGTATCAAAACTGCCGACGTGACGGCATCGGAGTCCATCACTGCAACCGTACCGCTGGTACTGGTGAAAGCCTCGACCAGTATCACCCTCGACACCCCGGAGGTGATTTGCACCAATAAGCTGACGACGGCGACGCTTGAGGTGAAGAAAGGCGGCAAGATGAGCGGCAACATCGAGCATTCTGGCGGGAAATTAACCTCTAACGGTGTGCAGGTTGATGACCATGACCACGGCAATGTGCAGAGCGGCGGAAGCTGGACGAAGGGGATTCAATGA
- the lysC gene encoding Rz1-like lysis system protein LysC (LysC is an Rz1-like component of a phage lytic system, substantially overlapping although not fully embedded in the gene for the Rz-like LysB component.): MLCVGCTPAPPAPAPVIVVSGCPRVSLCPMPGSDPKTNGDLSADIRRLEGALTACALQVKTVKHCQDELDAEAQKPAQSAD; the protein is encoded by the coding sequence ATGTTGTGCGTCGGCTGCACACCCGCGCCACCTGCGCCAGCGCCGGTGATTGTGGTGAGCGGATGCCCGAGGGTGAGCCTTTGCCCGATGCCGGGAAGTGACCCGAAAACCAATGGCGACCTGAGCGCGGATATCCGCCGCCTTGAGGGCGCGTTGACCGCCTGCGCGCTGCAGGTCAAAACCGTCAAACACTGTCAGGATGAACTCGATGCAGAAGCACAAAAGCCTGCGCAAAGCGCTGATTAA
- a CDS encoding tail fiber assembly protein, whose product MAKATLNKNGIASKAGDITIYNYNGMTREYLTSSVEFLAVGVGIPANSCTDAPVEAKDGFAVCRTASLDGWEYVADHRGETVYDTATGQPVYITSPGEYADDVTTIAPSTPYDKWNGSEWVTDENAQKSGQVREAERKKSAFLAGAQSTISLWQTELQLGIISDDDKASLIAWMKYIQALNAVDTSTAPDIEWPVKPE is encoded by the coding sequence ATGGCGAAAGCAACACTGAACAAAAACGGAATTGCCTCAAAGGCTGGTGATATTACCATCTATAACTACAATGGCATGACGCGTGAATATCTTACGTCATCAGTCGAGTTTCTGGCCGTGGGGGTGGGTATTCCTGCTAACTCCTGCACCGATGCACCAGTCGAAGCAAAAGACGGCTTTGCCGTGTGTCGCACAGCCAGCCTTGACGGGTGGGAGTATGTCGCAGACCATCGGGGCGAAACGGTTTATGACACGGCAACCGGTCAGCCTGTGTATATTACCTCTCCGGGTGAGTATGCTGACGACGTGACCACTATTGCACCTTCAACGCCATATGATAAGTGGAACGGTAGCGAGTGGGTCACAGATGAAAACGCGCAGAAAAGTGGTCAGGTTCGGGAGGCAGAACGGAAAAAATCCGCATTTCTTGCCGGGGCGCAAAGCACAATCAGTCTGTGGCAAACCGAACTGCAGCTCGGCATCATCAGCGACGATGACAAGGCCAGTCTGATTGCGTGGATGAAATACATTCAGGCGCTGAACGCAGTTGATACCTCAACAGCACCGGATATCGAGTGGCCGGTTAAACCGGAGTAA
- a CDS encoding baseplate assembly protein: MATVDLSQLPVPDVVEELDYETILAERIATLISLYPEDQQEAIARTLTLESEPIVKLLQENAYREVIWRQRVNEAAQAVTLAYSAGNDLDVVAGNNNTERLTITPADDTTIPPTPAVMESDTDLRLRTQQAFEGLSVAGPVGAYEYHGRSADGRVADVSVASPSPACVTITVLSREGDGTASPDLLAIVDKALNAEDVRPVADRVTVQSAEIVPYQIDATLYVYPGPESEPIRLASEQKLQSYISAQHRLGRDIRLSAIYAALHVEGVQRVELASPQADIVLSKSQASNCTEYQITIGGSDE, translated from the coding sequence ATGGCAACCGTTGACCTGAGTCAGTTACCCGTTCCCGATGTGGTTGAGGAACTGGACTATGAAACTATCCTTGCGGAACGCATTGCGACGCTGATTTCGCTCTATCCCGAAGACCAGCAGGAGGCCATTGCCCGGACGCTCACACTTGAGTCAGAGCCGATTGTTAAGCTGCTGCAGGAAAACGCCTACCGTGAAGTTATCTGGCGTCAGCGGGTGAACGAAGCCGCGCAGGCGGTGACGCTGGCCTACTCCGCCGGTAACGACCTCGACGTCGTGGCCGGGAACAACAATACCGAACGCCTGACCATCACCCCGGCGGATGACACCACCATCCCGCCGACACCTGCCGTTATGGAATCCGATACTGACCTGCGTCTGCGCACGCAACAGGCGTTTGAGGGCTTGAGCGTGGCGGGGCCGGTCGGCGCATACGAGTATCACGGTCGCAGCGCCGACGGGCGGGTCGCTGACGTTTCGGTCGCAAGCCCGTCGCCAGCCTGCGTGACGATTACGGTGTTATCCCGAGAGGGTGACGGCACCGCCAGCCCTGATTTACTGGCGATTGTTGATAAAGCGCTGAATGCCGAAGATGTGCGCCCGGTGGCAGACCGGGTGACCGTCCAGTCAGCCGAGATTGTGCCGTACCAGATTGACGCGACGCTCTACGTTTACCCCGGCCCCGAATCTGAGCCCATCAGGCTGGCATCAGAGCAGAAGCTGCAGAGCTACATCAGCGCGCAGCACCGCCTCGGGCGTGATATCCGTCTGTCAGCCATTTACGCGGCGCTGCATGTTGAGGGGGTGCAGCGTGTCGAGCTGGCATCACCGCAGGCCGACATTGTGCTGAGTAAGTCGCAGGCGTCGAACTGCACCGAGTACCAGATAACTATCGGAGGCTCGGATGAGTGA
- a CDS encoding phage tail protein I: MSDRLLPVGSSPLEVAAAAALSEIQRVPVPLRTLWNWRTCPVNLLPYLAWALSVDRWDEKWTEATKRSVCASSFFVHQHKGTISALRRVVEPLGFLIEVREWWQLDEEPGTFRLVVGVLDSGITDEMYQELERLIEDAKPASRHLTGLAISLSTTGELYVGAGCYDGDALTVYPYTPEEIIVGGEYYPASAIHLIDNLRVNA; encoded by the coding sequence ATGAGTGACCGGCTGTTACCCGTTGGCTCGTCGCCGCTGGAAGTTGCCGCCGCTGCCGCACTCTCTGAGATTCAGCGCGTACCGGTACCGTTGCGCACCCTGTGGAACTGGCGCACCTGCCCGGTAAACCTGCTGCCTTATCTGGCGTGGGCGCTGTCGGTTGACAGGTGGGATGAGAAGTGGACGGAGGCGACAAAGCGCAGCGTCTGCGCATCCTCATTTTTCGTCCATCAGCACAAAGGCACCATCAGCGCATTGCGTCGAGTGGTTGAGCCGCTCGGCTTTCTGATTGAGGTACGCGAGTGGTGGCAGCTCGACGAAGAGCCAGGAACATTCCGCCTCGTTGTCGGCGTACTCGATAGCGGTATCACTGACGAAATGTATCAGGAGCTTGAGCGCCTGATTGAAGACGCCAAACCGGCAAGTCGTCACCTGACAGGGCTTGCTATAAGCCTGAGTACAACCGGTGAGCTGTATGTCGGAGCGGGATGCTACGACGGCGACGCGCTGACCGTTTACCCCTACACCCCCGAGGAAATTATCGTCGGCGGTGAATATTACCCGGCCTCGGCCATCCATTTGATTGATAACCTGAGAGTGAACGCATGA
- a CDS encoding phage tail-collar fiber domain-containing protein produces the protein MTAKYFAILTNQGAARLANAAALGTKLNLTQMAVGDANGTLPTPDPAQTKLINQKRIAPLNLLTVDPANTNQIIAEQIIPENEGGFWIREIGLYDDAGVLIAVANCPETYKPQLQEGSGRTQTIRMILIVSSAASITLKIDPSVVLATREYVDSLVVGMLAKRENGADIPDKQKFLQNIGLFNIVNPTSPNQTVLYTPDMKKCLVIREDGEWGARVVNNGQVIALQVNAGGTGATTAEQARKNLGLDTLLNGKQPLNDVLTAIAELVTQQNTMPYFTGEKQAAVTSLSEFMRAMLGKSDAASVAAYLGVGSGAPVIGSPFAWPLAQMPSDVFDDMKNMVFLKVNGAPFDKNKYSKLGVTYPSGVLPDMRGEFIRGWDDSRGIDVGRALLSSQSHAYQSHSHRLLMSAGSAGSGNVIGIDGSLNGTLTYSINQPDGGQIQAIENAGSSETRPRNIAFNYIVRAA, from the coding sequence ATGACCGCAAAATATTTTGCCATTCTGACCAATCAGGGCGCGGCGCGGCTGGCGAACGCGGCGGCACTCGGTACCAAACTCAACCTGACGCAGATGGCCGTCGGTGATGCAAATGGTACGCTGCCGACCCCTGACCCGGCGCAGACGAAGCTCATTAACCAGAAGCGCATCGCGCCGCTGAACCTGTTGACCGTTGACCCGGCCAATACCAACCAGATCATCGCGGAACAGATTATTCCTGAGAATGAGGGGGGATTCTGGATCCGTGAAATTGGTCTATATGACGATGCAGGTGTACTTATTGCCGTGGCGAACTGCCCGGAGACATATAAGCCACAACTACAGGAGGGAAGCGGCCGCACGCAGACCATTCGCATGATTCTGATTGTATCGAGCGCGGCGTCCATCACCCTTAAAATTGACCCGTCGGTCGTACTGGCAACGCGTGAGTACGTTGATTCGCTGGTTGTTGGCATGTTGGCTAAGCGTGAGAACGGCGCAGATATTCCAGACAAACAGAAGTTTTTACAGAATATCGGGCTTTTCAATATCGTTAATCCTACGAGTCCAAATCAGACCGTACTCTATACACCGGACATGAAAAAATGTCTGGTCATTCGAGAAGACGGGGAATGGGGTGCAAGGGTCGTCAATAACGGTCAGGTCATCGCACTTCAGGTTAATGCAGGAGGAACAGGAGCAACAACGGCAGAGCAAGCACGAAAAAACCTCGGGCTTGACACTTTGCTGAATGGAAAGCAGCCCCTTAACGATGTACTGACAGCTATCGCGGAACTGGTAACGCAGCAAAATACCATGCCCTATTTTACGGGTGAAAAGCAGGCAGCAGTGACCTCGCTCAGTGAGTTCATGCGTGCCATGCTGGGTAAAAGTGATGCCGCCAGTGTCGCTGCTTATCTTGGGGTGGGGAGTGGTGCGCCGGTGATTGGCTCCCCTTTTGCGTGGCCGCTTGCTCAAATGCCGAGTGACGTGTTTGACGACATGAAAAATATGGTATTTCTGAAAGTAAATGGTGCGCCATTTGATAAGAATAAATACAGCAAGCTGGGTGTTACCTATCCATCCGGTGTGCTACCGGATATGCGAGGCGAGTTTATTCGTGGATGGGATGATAGCCGGGGGATTGATGTAGGTCGGGCACTGTTAAGCAGTCAGAGCCACGCCTATCAAAGCCACTCGCACAGATTGCTCATGAGCGCAGGTAGCGCAGGTAGCGGAAATGTCATTGGTATTGATGGCAGCTTAAACGGGACGCTGACGTACAGTATTAACCAGCCAGACGGCGGGCAGATTCAGGCAATTGAAAATGCTGGGAGCTCAGAGACACGACCACGCAACATCGCATTTAACTACATCGTGAGGGCTGCATAA
- a CDS encoding phage major tail tube protein, with protein sequence MALPRKLKYLNMFNDGLSYMGVVESVTLPKLTRKLENYRGGGMNGAAAIDLGLDDDALTVEWSVGGLPDVALWAQYAAPGADAVPLRFAGSYQRDDTGEIVAVEVVMRGRHKEIDGGENKQGENTSTKLSTVCTYYRLTIDGSDVIEIDTVNMVEKVNGVDRLEQHRRAIGL encoded by the coding sequence ATGGCACTACCCCGCAAACTCAAATATCTGAATATGTTCAACGACGGTCTGAGCTACATGGGCGTTGTTGAGTCCGTGACGCTGCCGAAGCTGACCCGCAAGCTCGAAAACTATCGCGGCGGCGGTATGAATGGTGCGGCGGCGATTGACCTCGGTCTCGACGATGATGCGCTCACTGTCGAATGGTCTGTCGGTGGCCTGCCTGATGTGGCGCTGTGGGCGCAGTATGCCGCGCCGGGTGCTGACGCCGTACCGCTGCGTTTTGCTGGATCCTACCAGCGCGACGACACCGGCGAAATAGTGGCGGTTGAGGTGGTCATGCGTGGCCGTCATAAAGAAATCGACGGCGGCGAAAATAAGCAGGGTGAAAACACCTCGACCAAACTGTCGACCGTCTGCACCTATTACCGCCTCACGATTGATGGTAGCGACGTCATCGAAATCGACACCGTCAATATGGTCGAGAAGGTGAACGGCGTCGACCGTCTGGAACAGCACCGCCGCGCAATCGGGCTGTAA
- a CDS encoding phage tail sheath protein, with protein sequence MSDFHHGTQVIEINDGTRVISTVATAIVGMVCTASDADAATFPLNEPVLITNVQSAIAKAGKKGTLSASLQAIADQSKPVTVVVRVAEGTGEDAEAQTISNIIGGTDENGKYTGIKALLTAEAVTGVKPRILGVPGLDTQEVATALASVCISLRAFGYVSAWGCKTISDAIKYRDNFSQRELMVIWPDFLAWDTTANATATAYATARALGLRAYIDQTVGWHKTLSNVGVQGVTGISASVFWDLQASGTDADLLNEAGVTTLVRKDGFRFWGNRTCSDDPLFLFENYTRTAQVLADTMAEAHMWAVDKPITASLIRDIVDGINAKFRELKSNGYIVDGECWFDEESNDKETLKAGKLYIDYDYTPVPPLESLTLRQRITDKYLVNLAESVNS encoded by the coding sequence ATGAGTGATTTTCACCACGGCACGCAGGTCATCGAAATCAATGACGGCACGCGTGTTATTTCTACGGTCGCGACTGCAATCGTCGGCATGGTCTGCACGGCCAGCGATGCGGATGCCGCGACATTTCCCCTCAACGAGCCGGTACTGATTACCAATGTGCAGAGCGCCATTGCGAAAGCCGGTAAAAAAGGCACGCTGTCTGCCTCCCTGCAGGCCATCGCCGACCAGTCAAAACCCGTCACCGTTGTCGTGCGTGTTGCCGAAGGTACCGGAGAAGACGCCGAAGCGCAGACCATTTCTAACATCATCGGCGGCACGGATGAGAACGGTAAATACACCGGTATCAAGGCGCTGTTGACTGCCGAAGCGGTTACCGGCGTTAAGCCGCGCATTCTCGGCGTGCCGGGTCTCGATACGCAGGAAGTCGCAACTGCCCTCGCGTCGGTTTGTATCAGTCTGCGCGCGTTTGGTTATGTCAGCGCATGGGGTTGTAAGACCATTTCAGACGCCATCAAATACCGCGATAACTTCAGCCAGCGTGAGCTGATGGTCATCTGGCCTGATTTCCTCGCATGGGACACCACCGCGAATGCCACCGCAACGGCCTACGCCACTGCGCGCGCACTCGGTCTGCGCGCCTACATCGACCAGACCGTCGGCTGGCACAAAACCCTGTCTAACGTCGGCGTGCAGGGTGTCACCGGCATCAGCGCCTCAGTATTTTGGGATTTGCAGGCATCCGGCACCGATGCTGACCTGCTCAACGAGGCCGGGGTCACGACGCTGGTGCGCAAGGATGGTTTCCGCTTTTGGGGTAACCGCACCTGCTCTGATGACCCGCTTTTCCTGTTTGAGAACTACACCCGCACCGCGCAGGTGCTGGCCGACACGATGGCCGAGGCGCACATGTGGGCGGTCGACAAACCCATCACCGCATCGCTTATCCGTGACATTGTCGACGGTATTAACGCCAAATTCCGCGAGCTGAAATCAAATGGCTACATCGTGGACGGTGAATGCTGGTTCGACGAGGAATCGAACGATAAGGAAACCCTCAAGGCCGGGAAACTGTATATCGACTACGACTATACGCCGGTTCCACCACTGGAAAGCCTGACCTTGCGCCAGCGCATCACCGATAAATATCTGGTGAATCTGGCCGAATCGGTCAACAGCTAA
- a CDS encoding GPW/gp25 family protein produces MTVRYQGMNRNTGLGISDTEHISQSMRDILLTPVGSRVMRREYGSLLSALIDMPQNPALRLQIMVACYSAIQKWEPRIRLTSISFETGDAGEMYVDITGMRTDTGASVSTTVSLS; encoded by the coding sequence ATGACAGTGCGTTATCAGGGTATGAACCGAAATACCGGCCTCGGTATCAGCGACACTGAACACATCAGCCAGAGCATGCGCGACATTCTGCTGACGCCGGTAGGCTCGCGGGTGATGCGTCGTGAATATGGCTCGCTTCTTTCAGCGCTTATTGATATGCCGCAAAACCCGGCGCTCAGGCTGCAAATTATGGTGGCGTGCTATTCGGCTATCCAGAAGTGGGAGCCGCGCATCAGGCTTACATCCATCAGCTTTGAGACTGGTGACGCTGGCGAGATGTATGTCGATATTACCGGGATGCGCACCGATACCGGTGCGTCAGTTTCAACCACTGTTTCACTGAGTTAA
- a CDS encoding phage tail tape measure protein — MSNNLRLEVLLKAVDQATRPLKSIQTASKSLSGDIRNTQKGLRDLNGQASKIDGFRKASAQLAVTSQALDKAKREAGELAVQFKNTTSPTRAQAQALEAAKRAASELQTKYNSLRTSVQRQRSELMQAGINTRTLSADERRLKTSISETTAQLNRQREALARVNAQQAKLGRVKERYKSGKELAGNMAAAGAAGVGIATAGTMAGVKLLMPGYDFAQKNSELQAVLGVDKQSPEMEALRKQARQLGDNTAASADDAASAQIIIAKGGGDDEAIAAMTPVTLNLSLANRKTMEENAQLLMGTKAAFQLSNDAAAHIGDVLSTTMNKTTADFQGLSDSLSYLAPVAKNAGVSLEQAAAITGTLHDNNIRGSMAGTGGAAVITRLQAPTGKAYDALKELGVKTSDSKGNTRPLFTILKEMQASFERNKLGTGQKAEYVKTIFGEEAMKSASVLMAAAASGKLDKLTATIKASDGKTEELVKVMQDNLGGDFKEFQSAYEAVGTDLYDQQDSSLRKLTQTATQYVLKLDNWIKDNKELAETIGIIAGGALALIGIIGGIGLVAWPVVMGINAIIAAAGVLGTVFTVAGSAIVTALGAITWPIVAVGAAIVAGALLIRKYWEPISAFFSGVIEGIMSAFAPVGEMFAPLAPIFDGLGEKLRGVWQWFKDLIAPVKATQETLDSCKNIGVIFGQALADALMLPLNIFNKLRGGLDVILEKLGLVKKESSSIDTETAKAPPVGQGGGYIPTTSSLGGYQAYQPVTAPAGRTYIDQSSPTYQINLPGGGAPGGQLGNQLQDALEKYERDKRAKARASMMHD, encoded by the coding sequence ATGAGTAATAACCTGAGGCTTGAGGTATTGCTGAAAGCGGTCGACCAGGCGACCCGACCGCTTAAATCCATCCAGACCGCGAGTAAAAGCCTGTCGGGCGATATTCGCAACACACAAAAAGGGCTGCGTGACCTGAACGGTCAGGCATCAAAAATCGACGGCTTTCGTAAGGCAAGCGCACAACTGGCCGTGACCAGTCAGGCACTTGATAAGGCGAAACGAGAAGCCGGTGAGCTGGCCGTGCAATTTAAAAATACCACCAGTCCGACCCGGGCGCAGGCGCAGGCACTCGAAGCGGCAAAGCGTGCCGCCTCTGAGCTGCAGACGAAATACAACAGCCTGAGAACGTCGGTACAGCGCCAGCGCTCCGAGCTGATGCAGGCCGGTATTAACACCCGCACCCTGTCTGCCGATGAGCGTCGGCTCAAAACCTCCATCAGCGAGACAACGGCGCAGCTTAACCGCCAGCGCGAGGCACTGGCGCGCGTCAATGCACAGCAGGCTAAATTAGGCCGGGTGAAAGAGCGATATAAATCAGGCAAGGAGCTTGCCGGTAACATGGCCGCTGCAGGTGCTGCCGGGGTCGGTATCGCGACAGCGGGAACGATGGCCGGGGTTAAATTACTGATGCCAGGTTATGACTTTGCGCAGAAAAACTCTGAGCTGCAGGCCGTGCTCGGGGTCGATAAGCAGTCGCCAGAAATGGAGGCGCTACGCAAACAGGCGCGCCAGCTCGGCGACAATACTGCCGCCTCTGCCGATGATGCAGCCAGTGCGCAGATTATTATCGCAAAAGGTGGTGGTGATGATGAAGCTATAGCGGCCATGACGCCTGTGACTCTCAACCTGTCACTTGCGAACAGAAAAACAATGGAGGAAAACGCGCAACTGTTGATGGGGACAAAAGCCGCCTTTCAGCTTTCTAATGACGCGGCTGCACATATTGGTGATGTTCTTTCAACCACGATGAACAAAACCACCGCTGATTTTCAGGGACTAAGTGACTCATTAAGTTACCTTGCCCCTGTTGCGAAAAATGCCGGAGTGAGTCTTGAACAAGCGGCGGCGATTACCGGCACACTTCATGATAATAACATCAGGGGGTCAATGGCTGGGACGGGCGGCGCGGCTGTAATAACGAGACTACAGGCACCAACAGGCAAAGCATACGATGCCCTCAAAGAGTTGGGTGTTAAAACCTCGGACAGCAAAGGCAATACGCGCCCGTTATTTACCATCCTGAAAGAAATGCAGGCCAGTTTTGAGCGCAACAAGCTCGGAACTGGTCAGAAAGCTGAATATGTGAAAACCATATTCGGCGAGGAGGCCATGAAGTCTGCAAGTGTGCTGATGGCCGCAGCGGCAAGCGGAAAGCTCGATAAGCTCACCGCTACGATAAAGGCATCCGACGGAAAAACCGAGGAACTGGTCAAGGTTATGCAGGACAACCTCGGCGGCGACTTCAAAGAGTTCCAGTCTGCTTATGAGGCTGTCGGTACCGACCTATACGACCAGCAAGATAGCTCACTGCGCAAGCTCACCCAAACCGCCACGCAGTATGTGTTAAAACTCGACAACTGGATCAAGGATAACAAGGAATTAGCGGAAACTATCGGCATCATCGCCGGTGGCGCACTTGCTCTGATTGGTATCATCGGCGGCATTGGTCTCGTTGCGTGGCCGGTTGTCATGGGGATTAACGCCATTATTGCCGCTGCTGGCGTGCTGGGTACGGTCTTTACTGTTGCTGGTAGTGCCATTGTGACAGCGCTCGGTGCGATAACCTGGCCGATTGTGGCTGTTGGTGCGGCGATTGTGGCCGGGGCGCTACTCATCCGCAAATATTGGGAGCCCATCAGCGCATTTTTCTCGGGGGTGATTGAGGGCATCATGAGCGCCTTTGCGCCGGTCGGAGAAATGTTCGCTCCACTGGCTCCCATCTTTGACGGACTCGGTGAGAAGCTGCGCGGCGTCTGGCAGTGGTTTAAAGACCTGATTGCACCGGTCAAGGCCACGCAGGAGACGCTCGATAGCTGCAAAAATATCGGCGTCATATTTGGTCAGGCACTGGCCGATGCGCTGATGTTGCCTCTGAATATTTTCAATAAACTGCGTGGTGGTCTCGATGTAATTCTCGAAAAGCTCGGCCTTGTTAAAAAGGAATCGAGCAGTATTGATACGGAAACGGCAAAAGCGCCGCCGGTTGGTCAGGGTGGGGGGTATATTCCGACAACCAGCTCGCTTGGTGGGTATCAGGCTTATCAGCCTGTCACGGCTCCCGCCGGTCGTACCTATATTGACCAGAGCAGCCCGACCTATCAAATCAACCTGCCGGGTGGTGGCGCGCCGGGTGGTCAATTGGGTAACCAATTGCAGGATGCGTTAGAAAAATATGAACGCGACAAGCGAGCCAAAGCCCGCGCTAGCATGATGCACGATTAA
- a CDS encoding phage tail protein, with product MQKHKSLRKALINAVPQLRNNPDMLRLFADNGHTDSRLASSLSFEKVYVLNVVVTDFTGDLDLIFVPVQAWLREHQPDIMTTDDGREKGFTWIIDINNDDSLDISISLRLTERTLVKEVDGALHVSYAPEPPLPEPVTRPVELYVKGELVSKWDE from the coding sequence ATGCAGAAGCACAAAAGCCTGCGCAAAGCGCTGATTAACGCCGTGCCGCAGCTCCGAAACAACCCAGATATGCTGCGCCTGTTTGCCGACAACGGACATACCGATTCCCGACTGGCGAGCTCGCTGTCGTTTGAAAAAGTGTACGTGCTTAACGTGGTGGTGACCGACTTCACCGGTGACCTTGATTTGATATTCGTGCCGGTGCAGGCGTGGCTGCGTGAACATCAGCCGGACATTATGACCACCGACGACGGGCGGGAAAAAGGATTCACCTGGATTATTGATATCAATAACGACGATTCGCTCGATATCAGTATCAGCCTGAGGCTCACCGAGCGCACGCTCGTCAAAGAGGTCGACGGCGCGCTGCATGTCAGCTATGCCCCTGAGCCGCCGCTGCCTGAGCCGGTGACGCGCCCGGTCGAGCTGTACGTTAAAGGCGAACTGGTGAGTAAGTGGGATGAGTGA
- a CDS encoding phage tail assembly protein, whose amino-acid sequence MAKAPRKTAEFVDTAGNEIDTVNPNVVTLDKPIKRAGQTIDKVTLIEPNAGTLRGVSLAAVAQSEVDALIKVLPRMTYPALTTQELTAMNLPDMLSLAAKVIGFLSPASAE is encoded by the coding sequence ATGGCAAAAGCACCACGTAAAACCGCTGAATTTGTTGATACGGCTGGCAATGAAATTGACACCGTAAACCCGAACGTCGTGACCCTCGATAAGCCGATTAAGCGCGCCGGTCAGACGATTGATAAAGTCACCCTGATTGAGCCGAATGCCGGTACCCTGCGCGGCGTCAGTCTGGCGGCGGTGGCGCAGTCCGAAGTCGATGCGCTGATTAAAGTTTTGCCTCGCATGACCTATCCCGCGCTCACCACGCAGGAGTTAACCGCGATGAACCTGCCCGATATGCTGTCGCTGGCCGCTAAGGTGATTGGTTTTTTGTCACCGGCTTCGGCGGAATAG